The Microtus ochrogaster isolate Prairie Vole_2 unplaced genomic scaffold, MicOch1.0 UNK27, whole genome shotgun sequence genome contains a region encoding:
- the Tnrc18 gene encoding trinucleotide repeat-containing gene 18 protein isoform X4, with protein sequence MDGRDFGPQRSVHGPPPPLLSGLAMDSHRVGAATAGRLPSSALPGPLPPGKYMAGLNLHPHPGFSHLPSGLYPSYLHLNHLEPPSSGSPLLSQLGQPSIFDTQKDGFYLSAPGTLHPHSSSSSRTPGGHSSGGPAKGSSRESAGKDRSGRSGDPPPLFGKKDPRAREEVTVPRGVVDLTQEARAEGRQDRGPSRLAERLSPFLAEAKAKGSLQPSALSLCNGAVDAGLVAELSRGGAKEVARQEESARLLRRAEALLPTARPCGSPLPPPPPPPLPPKGPPAPPSSTPAGVYTVFREPGREHRVVAPTFVPSVEAFDERVGPIQIASQARDARAREREPGRPGVLQGPPGSPRLERPEVLREKSSVIRSLKRPPPSEGPPARSSRSSPDARTYLPPKDLLKPEADPRPCERAPRGSSSSAAQQAAKFFGLEPSRPPVPEHKWKPFELGNFATTQMAVLAAQHHHASRVEEEAAVATASKKAYLDPGGAMPRASATCGRPSADLHSAAHGPGEASAMQSLIKYSGSFAREAVAVRPGGGGKKSPFGGLGTMKPEPTPTSAGPPRAQARLTHPGVPTAGGGRQLKRDPERPESTKTFGREGSAQGEAEVRHPPVGIAVAVARQKDSGSSSRLGPGLADQERSLSLNNVKGHGRTDDDCDRARHHREDRLLGTRLDRDQEKLLRESKELADLARLHPTSCAPNGLNPNLMVTGGPTLAGSGRWSADPAAHLAAHPWLPRSGSTSMWLAGHPYGLGAPSLHQGMAPAFPPGLGGSLSSAYQFVRDPQSGQLVVIPSDHLPHFAELMERAAVPPLWPALYPPGRSPLHHAQQLQLFSQQHFLRQQELLYLQQQAAQALELQRSAQLVERLKAQEHRTEMEEKVNKRSLETTGKTGLSAAGPGLLPRKPTAGSTGTHGKAVSPPPSPRASPVTSLKAKVIQKVEDVSKPPAYTYPATPSSHPSSPPPASPPPTPGLTRKEEAPENVVEKKDLEVEKEAPSPFQALFTDIPPRYPFQALPPHYGRPYPFLLQPTAAADADGLAPDVPLPADGPERLALSPEDKPICLSPSKIPEPPRDSPEEQPLVDREVKAEVEDVEEGPTELPPIESPLALPVPETMVAVSPAGGCGGGLLEAQALSTAGQGCREPSEASDFAQVAEPQLELPDRTEPRMAALELGTQLTPEPLVETKEEPVEVPLDVPMEGPMAEAEPEDSLPQASLTEPQPSLELSDCDLPIPEGQCLNLEAQETAPAPGSTCYLEESCSESLLPGLEDPLAGMNALAAAAELPQARPLPSLGAGVPAGEKVDAAPNLGLEHSFLQGITLLSEIAELELDRRGQEGTGAEPNLAVRPSLESLLAASSHMLKEVLDSPFSDPLKNLRLPRELSSNKKYSWMQKKEERMFAMKSSLEDMDALELDFRMRLAEVQRRYKEKQRELVKLQRRRDSGDRHEDAHRSMARRGPGRPRKRTHTPSALSPPCKRGKSHSSSGKLSSKSLLTSEDYDLGAGIRKRHKGSEEDQDALIGMAKARGRNQSWDDHESSSDFMSQLKIKKKKMASDQEQLASKLDRALSLTKQDKLKSPFKFSDSPGGKPKASGGCGRFLTPYDSLLGKDRKALAKGLGLSLKPSREGKHKRAAKARKMEGGFKARGQPKSVHSPFASEVSSHSYNTDSDEDEDFLKNEWSSQGPSSSKLTSSLLCGMVAKNSKPATGPKLTKRSLAGPRTLKPKAASSRKQPFCLLLREARSSFSDSSEEDSFDQGY encoded by the exons GCTTCTCCCACCTGCCCAGCGGATTGTACCCATCCTACCTCCACCTGAACCACCTGGAGCCCCCCAGCAGCGGGAGCCCCCTCCTCAGCCAGCTGGGGCAGCCCAGCATCTTCGATACCCAGAAAG ATGGCTTCTACCTGTCTGCGCCTGGGACCTTGCAccctcactcctcctcctcctccagaacTCCCGGTGGCCACTCCTCGGGTGGCCCAGCCAAAGGCTCCTCCCGGGAAAGTGCAGGGAAGGACCGCTCAGGCCGCAGTGGAGACCCCCCTCCGTTGTTCGGCAAGAAAGACCCTCGGGCACGGGAGGAGGTGACCGTGCCTCGTGGGGTGGTGGACTTAACCCAGGAGGCCCGAGCCGAGGGCCGCCAGGACCGTGGGCCCTCACGCCTGGCTGAGCGCCTGTCACCCTTTTTGGCAGAGGCCAAAGCCAAGGGCTCTTTGCAGCCGTCTGCCCTAAGCCTCTGCAATGGAGCGGTGGACGCGGGGCTGGTGGCCGAATTGAGCCGTGGAGGTGCCAAGgaggtagccaggcaggaggagaGTGCCCGGCTGCTGCGGCGGGCTGAAGCTCTGCTGCCCACGGCCAGACCCTGTGGGTCTCcactgccaccgccaccaccaccgccattGCCCCCCAAGGGTCCCCCTGCACCCCCTTCCTCGACACCTGCTGGTGTCTATACCGTGTTCCGTGAACCAGGCCGTGAGCACCgtgtggtggcacccacctttgtGCCTTCTGTGGAGGCCTTTGATGAGCGTGTGGGACCCATCCAGATAGCATCCCAGGCTCGCGATGCCAGGGCCAGAGAGCGCGAGCCAGGCCGTCCTGGGGTCCTGCAGGGTCCCCCTGGATCTCCACGACTGGAGCGACCAGAGGTCCTGCGGGAGAAGAGTTCTGTCATCCGCTCCCTCAAGCGTCCACCTCCATCCGAGGGACCTCCAGCCCGCTCCTCCCGGTCCTCCCCGGATGCCCGCACCTACCTGCCCCCCAAGGACCTACTCAAGCCTGAGGCCGATCCGAGACCTTGTGAGCGTGCACCCAGAGGCTCCAGCTCCTCTGCTGCCCAGCAGGCTGCCAAGTTCTTTGGCCTGGAACCATCCCGACCCCCTGTGCCGGAACACAAGTGGAAACCCTTTGAGCTGGGCAACTTTGCCACCACGCAGATGgctgtcctggctgcccagcaccACCATGCCAGCCGAGTCGAAGAGGAAGCAGCTGTCGCCACAGCATCCAAAAAGGCCTACCTGGACCCTGGGGGTGCAATGCCTCGTGCCTCGGCCACTTGCGGCAGGCCTAGTGCTGACCTCCACTCGGCAGCCCACGGACCCGGAGAGGCCTCTGCCATGCAGAGCCTCATCAAATACAGTGGTAGTTTTGCTCGGGAGGCCGTGGCTGTGCGCCCTGGTGGCGGTGGGAAGAAGAGCCCTTTCGGAGGCCTAGGTACCATGAAACCTGAACCTACACCCACATCTGCTGGTCCCCCCAGAGCCCAGGCCCGACTTACACACCCTGGGGTTCCTACAGCTGGAGGGGGCCGGCAGCTGAAACGGGACCCCGAGAGACCTGAGAGCACCAAGACCTTCGGGCGGGAGGGCTCCGCCCAGGGGGAGGCTGAAGTGAGACACCCGCCCGTGGGCATTGCCGTGGCTGTGGCACGACAGAAGGACAGTGGGAGCAGTAGCCGCCTGGGGCCTGGGCTGGCAGACCAGGAGCGCTCATTGTCCCTGAACAATGTCAAAG GGCATGGCCGCACTGATGACGACTGTGATCGAGCCAGACACCACCGGGAGGACCGGCTGCTAGGGACACGGTTGGACCGGGACCAGGAGAAGTTGCTCCG AGAAAGCAAGGAGCTGGCTGATCTGGCCCGACTGCACCCCACCAGCTGTGCTCCTAACGGTCTGAACCCCAACCTCATGGTGACTGGGGGCCCGACGCTGGCAGGCTCAGGACGCTGGTCTGCTGACCCCGCAGCTCACTTGGCCGCGCACCCTTGGCTGCCTCGCTCGGGCAGCACATCCATGTGGCTTGCTGGACACCCTTACG GCCTCGGAGCCCCCTCTCTACACCAGGGCATGGCCCCTGCCTTCCCACCCGGCTTAGGGGGCTCCTTGTCATCGGCTTACCAGTTCGTCAGGGATCCCCAGTCTGGCCAGCTAGTGGTTATCCCTAGCGATCACCTGCCTCATTTTG CTGAGCTGATGGAGCGAGCGGCAGTGCCTCCTCTCTGGCCGGCTCTGTACCCGCCAGGCCGCAGCCCCCTGCACCACGCCCAGCAGCTGCAGCTCTTCTCCCAGCAGCACTTTCTGCGGCAGCAAGAGCTGCTGTACCTGCAACAACAGGCTGCCCAGGCCCTGGAGCTTCAGCGGAGTGCACAGCTGGTG GAGCGATTGAAAGCCCAGGAGCATCGAACTGAGATGGAGGAGAAGGTGAACAAGAGGAGCCTGGAGACCACGGGCAAGACCGGCCTGAGTGCTGCTGGTCCAGGGCTGCTGCCTCGCAAGCCCACTGCaggctccacaggcacccacGGCAAGGCTGTGAGCCCACCCCCATCTCCCCGAGCCTCCCCCGTGACCTCTTTGAAGGCCAAGGTTATCCAGAAGGTTGAGGATGTGTCTAAGCCACCGGCCTACACCTACCCTGCCACACCTAGCTCGCACCCCAGCAGCCCACCGCCCGCCTCCCCACCACCTACCCCTGGCCTCACCCGCAAGGAAGAGGCTCCCGAGAACGTGGTGGAGAAGAAAGACctggaggtggagaaggaggCGCCCAGCCCCTTCCAGGCCCTTTTCACAG ATATCCCCCCCAGGTACCCGTTCCAAGCCCTGCCACCACACTACGGGAGACCCTACCCTTTCCTGCTGCAGCCCACCGCTGCTGCTGACGCCGATGGCCTCGCCCCGGACGTGCCACTCCCTGCTGATGGGCCTGAGCGCCTGGCACTGTCTCCGGAAGATAAGCCCATCTGCCTGTCACCTTCCAAGATCCCAGAGCCACCCCGGGACAGCCCAGAGGAGCAGCCGCTGGTCGACCGTGAGGTGAAGGCTGAGGTTGAGGATGTCGAAGAGGGCCCCACGGAGCTGCCTCCCATCGAGTCACCGTTGGCTCTGCCTGTCCCAGAGACCATGGTGGCTGTGAGCCCTGCTGGTGGTTGCGGAGGTGGCCTGCTGGAGGCCCAGGCGTTGAGCACAGCGGGTCAGGGCTGTCGGGAGCCTTCTGAAGCCTCGGACTTTGCACAAGTGGCCGAACCACAGCTAGAACTGCCGGATAGGACAGAGCCCCgcatggctgccctggagctggggACACAGTTGACACCTGAACCACTGGTGGAGACTAAGGAGGAGCCAGTGGAGGTACCCCTGGACGTGCCAATGGAAGGGCCCATGGCAGAGGCAGAACCTGAGGACAGCCTGCCCCAGGCGTCCCTGACTGAGCCTCAGCCTAGCCTGGAGCTCTCTGACTGTGACTTGCCCATCCCAGAGGGCCAGTGTCTGAACCTGGAAGCCCAGGAGACTGCACCTGCCCCGGGCAGCACTTGCTATCTAGAGGAGAGCTGCTCTGAATCACTCCTGCCAGGCCTGGAGGACCCGCTGGCTGGCATGAATGCGCTGGCAGCTGCAGCCGAGCTGCCTCAGGCCAGGCCTCTCCCCTCTCTGGGTGCTGGGGTCCCAGCCGGGGAGAAGGTGGACGCTGCCCCCAACCTAGGCCTGGAGCACAGCTTCCTGCAGGGTATCACCCTGCTGAGTGAGATAGCCGAGCTGGAGCTGGACCGCAGGGGCCAGGAGGGCACAG gtgCAGAGCCAAACCTGGCTGTGCGACCCTCGCTGGAGAGCCTGCTGGCGGCCAGCAGCCACATGCTGAAGGAGGTGCTAGACAGCCCCTTCTCGGATCCACTCAAGAACTTGCGGCTTCCGCGCGAATTGAGCTCCAACAAGAAATACAGCTGGatgcaaaagaaggaagaaagg ATGTTTGCTATGAAGTCGTCCCTGGAAGAcatggatgccctggagctggacttccGGATGCGCCTGGCAGAGGTCCAGCGGCGGTACAAAGAGAAACAGCGTGAGCTGGTCAAGCTCCAGCGCCGCCGGGATTCGGG GGACAGGCACGAGGATGCCCATAGGAGCATGGCACGCAGAGGCCCTGGCAGGCCGCGGAAACGGACCCACACCCCGAGCGCCCTGTCGCCCCCCTGCAAGAGAGGGAAGAGCCACAGCAGTAGCGGAAA GCTGAGCAGCAAGTCCCTCCTGACATCAGAGGACTACGATCTGGGAGCCGGGATAAGGAAGAGACACAAGGGATCCGAGGAGGACCAAGATGCCCTCATTGGCATGGCGAAAGCCCGGGGCAGGAACCAGAGCTGGGATGATCACGAATCTTCCTCTGATTTTATGAGTCAG ctaaagattaagaagaaaaagatggcGAGCGACCAGGAGCAATTGGCAAGCAAGCTAGACAGAGCCCTCTCCCTCACAAAGCAAGACAAACTGAAGTCACCCTTCAAGTTTTCCGACAGTCCCGGGGGAAAACCGAAAGCTAGTGGGGGCTGTGGCAGGTTCTTGACGCCATATGACAGCCTGCTGGGCAAGGACAGGAAAGCGCTGGCCAAAGGCCTTGGCTTGTCTCTAAAACCCTCCAGAGAAGGTAAACACAAAAGGGCTGCCAAAGCCAGGAAGATGGAGGGGGGCTTCAAGGCCAGAGGCCAGCCCAAGTCTGTCCATTCTCCGTTTGCCTCGGAAGTGAGCAGCCACTCCTACA ATACGGACTCAGACGAAGATGAAGACTTCTTGAAGAATGAGTGGTCTTCCCAAGGCCCCTCCAGCTCCAAACTGACCTCATCCCTCCTGTGTGGCATGGTGGCCAAGAACAGCAAGCCGGCCACTGGCCCCAAGCTGACCAAGAGGAGCCTGGCAGGCCCCCGGACTTTGAAACCCAAGGCGgccagcagcaggaagcagccctTCTGTTTGCTGCTCCGAGAGGCCCGCTCCTCCTTCAGCGACTCTTCCGAGGAGGATTCCTTTGATCAAGGTTACTAG